A region from the Vibrio sp. SS-MA-C1-2 genome encodes:
- a CDS encoding cytochrome bc complex cytochrome b subunit — MSKLLGWVNDRFPLTAMYNDHMAKYPAPKNLNFWYFFGSLAMLVLVNQIITGIWLTMNYNPSAEGAFASIEYIMRDVEYGWLLRYMHSTGASAFFFVVYLHMFRGLIYGSYQKPRELLWLFGMLIFVILMAEAFMGYLLPWGQMSYWGAQVIISLFGAIPVIGDDLTLWIRGDYVVSGATLNRFFALHVIALPLVLVMLVALHILALHEVGSNNPDGIDIKKVKDENGWPKDAIAFHPYFTVKDMIGVAGFLILFSYVLFFNPEMGGYFLEGPNFEAANPLKTPDHIAPVWYFTPFYAILRAVPDKLLGVAAMGAAIVVLFLLPWLDRCKVRSFRYRSKIHLANIAQFVVAFIALGILGALPATPEYTLLSRIFSIAYFMFFVLLFMYSKNEATKPLPERVTFK, encoded by the coding sequence ATGAGCAAGTTACTAGGATGGGTTAACGACAGGTTTCCGTTAACCGCAATGTACAATGACCACATGGCGAAATACCCAGCACCAAAGAACCTAAACTTCTGGTACTTCTTTGGTTCATTAGCGATGTTGGTATTAGTTAATCAGATCATTACGGGTATCTGGCTAACGATGAACTATAACCCTTCTGCGGAAGGTGCATTTGCCTCTATAGAATATATCATGCGAGATGTTGAGTATGGCTGGCTGTTGCGTTATATGCACTCCACTGGCGCATCTGCATTCTTTTTTGTTGTCTATTTACACATGTTCCGTGGTTTGATCTACGGCTCATACCAGAAACCTCGTGAGCTACTTTGGTTATTTGGTATGTTGATCTTCGTGATTCTGATGGCAGAAGCCTTTATGGGTTACCTACTTCCTTGGGGACAGATGTCTTATTGGGGTGCTCAGGTTATCATTTCACTCTTTGGTGCTATTCCCGTTATTGGTGATGATTTAACCCTTTGGATCCGCGGCGACTATGTTGTCTCTGGTGCGACATTAAACCGATTCTTTGCACTTCATGTTATCGCACTACCTCTTGTTCTTGTTATGCTTGTTGCCCTTCATATTTTAGCGTTACATGAAGTTGGCTCAAATAACCCTGATGGTATTGATATTAAGAAAGTTAAAGATGAGAACGGTTGGCCGAAAGATGCCATTGCATTCCATCCTTACTTTACTGTGAAGGATATGATCGGTGTTGCAGGCTTCTTAATTCTATTTAGTTATGTTCTGTTCTTTAACCCAGAAATGGGGGGATACTTCCTAGAAGGACCGAACTTTGAAGCCGCTAACCCACTGAAGACGCCTGACCATATCGCGCCAGTTTGGTACTTTACGCCATTCTACGCCATCTTACGTGCGGTACCTGATAAGTTATTAGGTGTTGCTGCGATGGGGGCTGCGATTGTCGTTCTGTTCCTTCTTCCTTGGCTTGATCGTTGTAAAGTGCGCTCTTTCCGTTACCGTAGCAAAATCCATCTAGCAAACATTGCTCAGTTTGTTGTGGCATTTATCGCGTTAGGTATTTTAGGTGCGTTACCTGCGACACCAGAGTACACCTTACTATCTCGTATCTTTAGTATTGCGTACTTTATGTTCTTCGTATTGCTGTTTATGTACAGTAAGAATGAAGCAACAAAACCACTTCCAGAGAGGGTTACATTCAAATGA
- the rpsI gene encoding 30S ribosomal protein S9, with the protein MAENQYYGTGRRKSSAARVFIKPGSGNIVINKRTLEEYFGRETARMVVRQPLELVEMTEKLDLYITVSGGGISGQAGAIRHGITRALMEYDETLRPALRAAGYVTRDARRVERKKVGLRKARRRPQFSKR; encoded by the coding sequence ATGGCTGAAAATCAATACTACGGCACTGGTCGTCGCAAAAGCTCTGCTGCTCGTGTGTTTATCAAACCGGGAAGCGGCAACATCGTTATCAACAAGCGTACTCTAGAAGAGTATTTTGGTCGTGAAACTGCTCGTATGGTTGTTCGTCAACCACTTGAGTTAGTAGAAATGACTGAAAAGCTAGACCTATACATCACTGTTTCTGGTGGTGGTATCTCTGGTCAAGCTGGCGCTATCCGTCACGGCATCACTCGTGCATTGATGGAATATGATGAAACTCTACGTCCTGCTCTACGCGCAGCTGGCTACGTTACACGTGACGCACGTCGCGTTGAACGTAAGAAAGTTGGTCTACGTAAAGCACGTCGTCGTCCACAGTTCTCTAAGCGTTAA
- the petA gene encoding ubiquinol-cytochrome c reductase iron-sulfur subunit produces MSSTPVNNGRRRFLTATTSVVGGIGAVAVAVPFVKSWNPSAKAKAAGAPVEVNISKLEEGQLIRVEWRGKPVWVVRRTQVVLDQLKELENQLRDPESQEPQQPDYAQNIYRSIKPETFIAVGICTHLGCSPTYLPDTFSQQVTGVNSGFFCPCHGSKFDMAGRVFQGVPAPLNLVVPPHSYLDESNVIIGVDEGAA; encoded by the coding sequence ATGAGCAGTACGCCAGTAAATAACGGTCGTCGTCGTTTTCTAACCGCAACAACTTCGGTTGTTGGTGGTATAGGGGCAGTGGCGGTTGCGGTTCCTTTTGTAAAATCTTGGAATCCAAGTGCCAAGGCAAAAGCCGCAGGGGCACCCGTTGAAGTTAATATTAGTAAATTAGAAGAAGGGCAGTTGATTCGCGTTGAATGGCGTGGCAAACCTGTTTGGGTCGTTCGTCGTACTCAAGTTGTCCTTGATCAATTAAAAGAACTAGAAAATCAGTTGCGAGATCCTGAATCACAAGAACCTCAACAACCTGATTATGCACAAAATATCTATCGTTCGATAAAGCCTGAAACATTTATTGCTGTTGGTATTTGTACCCACCTAGGTTGTTCTCCAACTTATTTGCCAGATACGTTTAGCCAACAAGTAACCGGTGTTAACTCAGGGTTTTTCTGTCCGTGTCATGGTTCTAAATTTGATATGGCAGGTCGAGTATTCCAAGGAGTACCAGCACCACTGAACTTAGTTGTGCCACCACATAGTTACCTTGATGAGAGTAATGTAATTATTGGTGTTGACGAGGGAGCGGCATAA